From Vicingaceae bacterium, the proteins below share one genomic window:
- the folP gene encoding dihydropteroate synthase, translated as MKNTTISGYLTTNFNGILKIYDKPLIMGILNINRDSFYKGSRFPEKECALSQVEKMIEEGADIIDLGYASTRPGAPLCNAEDEIRAITPIVEAIRKKFPEIIISIDTYHASTVETLATLGIHVINDISGGRFDPKMFEAIARHKTAYVLTHSKGTPETMQSLTEYDDFFDEIFTYFENKINHLQQLGIQNIIIDPGIGFAKTINQNFLLLKYLDAFQILGYPVLIGISRKSFIYKTLQTTPEDSLNGTTIMHTLVINKNPQIFRVHDVKPVKELICLYKEFQEANL; from the coding sequence GTGAAAAATACGACAATTTCCGGATATCTTACTACAAATTTCAACGGGATTTTAAAAATCTACGACAAACCGCTCATAATGGGCATATTAAACATAAACCGGGATTCTTTTTACAAAGGCAGTCGATTCCCGGAAAAAGAATGTGCTTTAAGTCAAGTTGAAAAAATGATAGAAGAAGGTGCAGATATCATAGATTTGGGATACGCTTCTACCCGCCCCGGTGCCCCGCTCTGCAATGCTGAAGATGAAATTCGGGCGATCACTCCCATTGTAGAAGCAATACGTAAAAAATTTCCCGAAATTATCATCAGTATCGACACCTATCATGCTTCCACTGTTGAAACATTGGCAACGTTAGGCATTCATGTAATCAATGATATATCCGGCGGAAGATTCGACCCAAAAATGTTTGAAGCCATTGCCCGCCACAAAACGGCCTATGTTTTGACCCACAGCAAAGGAACACCGGAAACCATGCAATCATTGACCGAGTACGACGATTTTTTTGATGAAATATTCACCTATTTTGAAAATAAAATAAACCACCTTCAACAACTTGGCATACAAAACATTATCATTGACCCCGGTATAGGTTTTGCCAAAACTATCAATCAAAATTTTTTATTGTTGAAATATCTTGATGCATTTCAAATCCTTGGTTATCCGGTTTTGATTGGTATCTCCCGGAAAAGTTTTATTTATAAAACCCTTCAAACCACCCCTGAAGATTCCCTTAACGGCACAACCATCATGCATACGCTGGTAATAAATAAAAATCCGCAAATTTTTCGAGTGCACGATGTAAAACCGGTCAAAGAACTCATTTGTCTGTATAAAGAATTTCAAGAAGCTAATTTGTAA
- a CDS encoding YggS family pyridoxal phosphate enzyme, translating into MKMSTNDTVVGNLLKIKNSLPDHVTLIAVSKNHSVDVIKEILPYHNILGENRVQEMMAKKDFLPGARWHMIGHLQSNKVKYIVPFIEMIHSVDSIKLLKEIEKHAAKHQRKIPVLLEIHIAKEESKFGIKPDDAGLFIQEVIQLNFQHVEIAGLMGMATYTEDMNLVRQEFRLLKELFETLKKEYFSDQPCFKHLSMGMSHDYQIAIEEGATMVRIGSAIFGERK; encoded by the coding sequence ATGAAAATGAGCACAAATGATACAGTTGTCGGAAATTTGTTGAAAATAAAAAATTCCTTGCCGGATCATGTGACATTGATTGCGGTCAGCAAAAACCATTCTGTGGATGTGATCAAAGAAATTTTACCTTATCACAATATCTTAGGAGAAAACAGAGTGCAGGAAATGATGGCAAAAAAAGATTTCTTGCCCGGGGCCCGCTGGCATATGATTGGTCATTTACAATCCAATAAAGTTAAGTATATCGTACCATTCATTGAGATGATCCATTCGGTCGACAGTATCAAACTTTTGAAAGAAATCGAAAAGCATGCCGCCAAACATCAAAGAAAAATACCCGTGCTTTTAGAAATTCATATTGCCAAGGAAGAATCAAAATTTGGAATAAAACCCGACGATGCCGGTTTGTTTATTCAAGAAGTTATACAATTAAATTTTCAACATGTCGAAATTGCCGGATTGATGGGCATGGCAACATATACTGAAGATATGAATTTGGTCAGACAAGAATTCCGCTTATTAAAAGAATTATTTGAAACATTAAAAAAAGAATACTTTTCAGATCAACCCTGTTTCAAACATTTGTCTATGGGTATGTCCCACGACTATCAAATAGCCATTGAAGAAGGAGCAACGATGGTTCGTATTGGTTCGGCCATTTTTGGAGAAAGAAAATAA
- a CDS encoding 3'-5' exonuclease codes for MINHYTEKNIKSFTAIDFETSCRSLTSICQIGLVHFIDNQIAFEYCRLVKPPGNYFQHCYTLIHDITPEHTASAPTFDQIWQEILPYIQGQHVVAHNGFVFDFKCLNQTLSFYGLPIPEYIPHDTYRIYRRGLKTLSDKYKLPHEHHDALSDAKVCGWLFAKYLTKIKN; via the coding sequence ATGATAAATCATTACACCGAAAAAAACATCAAAAGTTTTACGGCTATTGATTTTGAGACCTCATGCAGGTCTTTAACCAGCATTTGCCAGATTGGGCTGGTTCATTTTATCGACAATCAAATTGCTTTTGAATATTGCCGGCTTGTCAAACCTCCCGGAAATTATTTCCAACATTGTTACACACTGATTCATGACATAACTCCGGAACATACGGCCTCTGCTCCAACATTTGATCAAATTTGGCAAGAAATTTTGCCCTACATTCAAGGTCAACATGTTGTTGCCCACAATGGATTTGTTTTTGATTTTAAATGTTTGAATCAAACATTATCTTTTTACGGGCTTCCCATTCCGGAATACATTCCTCACGATACTTATCGCATTTATCGTCGTGGTTTGAAAACATTATCCGACAAATACAAATTGCCTCATGAACATCACGATGCCTTGAGCGATGCCAAAGTTTGTGGTTGGCTTTTTGCCAAATATCTTACGAAAATCAAGAATTAA
- a CDS encoding methyltransferase — translation MEEIHKYYKTEKYISHSDQLDQSLMTRLYHWVRNIMLNKKYRLISREFSMPGRILDIGSGTGYFIKYMQDRHWIAEGVEPDENARKYAFDKFNLRMIDPQEWLKDEEHEYWDCITMWHVLEHVHSPDVYLEHIYKQLKHKGSLWIALPNPDSFDAGFWKEYWAAWDLPRHLWHFAPDKIIELAGNHGFALKAMHRLPFDLFYVSWLSGRYKKTLHPLYFLTASILGTISSSLNLLKTSSLIYHFKKL, via the coding sequence ATGGAAGAAATCCACAAGTATTACAAAACCGAAAAATATATCTCACACAGCGATCAATTGGATCAATCATTGATGACACGCCTGTATCATTGGGTAAGAAATATCATGCTAAATAAAAAATACCGATTAATTTCACGGGAATTTTCAATGCCCGGCAGAATTTTGGATATAGGCAGCGGCACAGGGTATTTTATTAAATACATGCAAGACAGACATTGGATTGCCGAAGGTGTGGAACCGGATGAAAATGCACGGAAATATGCGTTTGACAAATTTAATTTAAGAATGATTGATCCACAAGAATGGCTCAAAGACGAAGAACATGAGTATTGGGATTGCATAACCATGTGGCATGTATTGGAACATGTCCATTCGCCGGATGTATATCTGGAGCATATTTACAAACAATTGAAACATAAAGGGTCACTATGGATTGCTTTGCCCAATCCGGATTCTTTTGATGCAGGATTTTGGAAAGAATATTGGGCTGCATGGGATTTGCCTCGTCACTTATGGCATTTTGCACCCGATAAAATTATTGAGTTGGCCGGCAATCATGGGTTTGCGTTAAAAGCCATGCACCGGCTGCCTTTCGATTTGTTTTATGTTTCATGGCTTAGTGGTCGATACAAAAAAACTCTTCATCCTTTATATTTTTTAACGGCTTCTATCCTGGGGACAATCTCGTCGTCCTTAAATTTGCTGAAAACAAGTTCATTAATTTATCATTTCAAAAAATTATAA
- a CDS encoding 3-octaprenyl-4-hydroxybenzoate carboxy-lyase, with the protein MKSEFRKTLDFLRSKGELLDIESEVDPYLEASHLHLLINQAKGPALFFHKIKNCRFPAASNIFGTYDRMELLFGSNTGIIQFLIDLKNHPDKVFKQPVQSLKVIPGLINALPKKKKRNNLIEITKNDLPAIVCWPDDGGAFITMPQVYSENPVNPGWRNSNLGMYRIQIDGNQYNTDEMGLHYQLHRGIGVHHTLAKNHNLPFKISIFVGGHPAMPFSAVMPLPEGIPEVSFAGVLMGKRFAYYRENGFVISQQSDFVITGEVIKDLNKPEGPFGDHLGYYSLTHPFPVLKIHKIYAVPDAVWHFTVVGRPPQEDSMFGKYIHDLTGRALPAEIPGLQSVNAVDESGVHPLLFAVGSERYTPYLETQRPQELITIALHILGTGQLSLAKYLFITAPFETQHKIDPYNTKDFFIYILERIDFYRDLHYITQTTIDTLDYSGDDLNAGSKVIVAAYGAKKRDLAVEWQGDKQIPYATGIKMAMPGVCMIEFPAFKNYEIAKNEIKELSCWLEHNTGDDIPMFVLVDDVDFASANMSNFLWVTFTKSDPAKDTYGVGEVTVNKHWGCRQWIIDARVKPHHAPELKMDQNVLKRIDQKFNHSGSPLYRYLKSVL; encoded by the coding sequence ATGAAAAGTGAATTTCGCAAAACTCTTGATTTTTTGAGAAGTAAAGGAGAATTATTGGATATAGAATCCGAAGTTGATCCTTATTTAGAAGCTTCACATTTGCATTTATTGATCAATCAAGCCAAAGGACCTGCTTTGTTTTTTCACAAAATTAAAAATTGCCGGTTTCCTGCTGCATCCAATATTTTTGGAACCTATGACAGAATGGAACTTTTATTCGGGTCCAATACAGGAATTATTCAATTTTTGATTGATTTAAAAAATCATCCCGATAAGGTTTTTAAACAACCTGTGCAATCCTTGAAAGTTATTCCGGGATTGATAAATGCCTTGCCAAAAAAGAAAAAAAGAAATAATTTAATCGAAATCACCAAAAATGATTTGCCCGCCATTGTATGTTGGCCGGATGATGGCGGAGCATTTATCACCATGCCGCAAGTTTATTCTGAGAATCCTGTCAATCCCGGTTGGCGTAATTCCAATTTAGGAATGTACCGGATTCAAATTGATGGCAATCAATACAACACAGATGAAATGGGATTGCATTATCAACTGCACAGAGGTATTGGTGTGCATCATACTTTGGCCAAAAACCACAATCTGCCTTTTAAAATCAGTATTTTTGTAGGAGGACATCCTGCTATGCCCTTCTCGGCTGTTATGCCTTTGCCTGAGGGGATACCTGAAGTGTCTTTTGCCGGTGTGTTGATGGGTAAAAGATTTGCTTATTACCGTGAAAATGGATTTGTCATTAGTCAACAATCAGATTTTGTAATTACGGGCGAAGTCATCAAAGATTTAAATAAACCTGAAGGACCATTTGGCGATCATCTGGGTTATTATAGTTTGACACATCCTTTCCCGGTTTTAAAAATACATAAGATTTATGCCGTTCCCGATGCAGTGTGGCATTTTACTGTGGTAGGAAGACCACCACAGGAAGATTCTATGTTTGGCAAGTATATACATGATTTGACAGGAAGGGCGTTGCCTGCTGAAATTCCCGGTCTACAATCCGTTAATGCCGTTGACGAATCCGGAGTTCATCCTTTGCTCTTTGCTGTTGGGTCGGAAAGATATACGCCTTACCTTGAAACACAAAGGCCACAAGAATTAATAACCATTGCCTTGCATATTTTGGGAACCGGTCAGCTTTCACTGGCAAAATACCTGTTTATAACCGCACCTTTTGAAACACAACATAAAATTGATCCATACAATACAAAAGATTTTTTCATTTACATATTAGAAAGAATCGATTTTTACAGGGATTTGCATTACATCACTCAAACAACTATCGATACGCTTGATTACAGTGGCGATGATCTCAATGCCGGATCGAAAGTAATTGTGGCAGCTTATGGAGCTAAAAAAAGAGATTTGGCTGTTGAATGGCAGGGAGATAAGCAGATTCCGTATGCGACCGGCATCAAAATGGCCATGCCCGGGGTTTGCATGATTGAATTTCCGGCATTTAAAAATTATGAAATAGCCAAAAATGAAATAAAAGAATTGTCATGTTGGTTAGAACATAATACCGGAGATGATATTCCCATGTTTGTTTTGGTTGATGATGTGGATTTTGCATCGGCCAATATGAGCAATTTCCTTTGGGTGACATTTACCAAAAGCGATCCTGCCAAAGATACTTATGGTGTAGGAGAAGTCACCGTGAATAAACATTGGGGTTGTCGTCAGTGGATTATTGATGCCCGTGTGAAACCACACCATGCGCCTGAATTGAAGATGGATCAAAATGTATTAAAACGTATCGATCAAAAATTCAATCATTCCGGCAGCCCATTATACCGTTATTTAAAAAGCGTATTGTGA
- a CDS encoding membrane protein, translated as MLLNYYEYKQILITIIDLSLVFFLIYQFYQLIKGTSSVKVFYGFVLLYIFWQLVKALQLKIFSEMLGQLFNFGIIFLAIVFQPEIRRFLIRIGEQSWQRRHWIRIFLNDKSPKTPPPHPVFNILPELKKAFHNMQSTRTGCLIIVENQDNLSPYILSGHIIDARVKSILIENIFFKNSPLHDGAVIIKDNRIRSAGCVIRLSENISISYEYGLRHRAALSITLETDALAFILSEESGLLSIAYRGKLYSPVSLLDLEKFLKSLF; from the coding sequence ATGCTATTAAACTATTACGAATACAAGCAAATCCTTATCACCATCATTGATCTTTCACTGGTTTTTTTTCTCATTTATCAATTCTATCAACTAATCAAAGGCACCTCATCGGTGAAAGTTTTTTATGGTTTTGTGTTGCTATACATATTTTGGCAATTGGTCAAGGCGTTGCAACTGAAAATTTTCAGCGAAATGCTTGGTCAACTGTTCAACTTCGGTATCATTTTTTTGGCAATTGTCTTCCAACCTGAAATTAGACGATTTCTTATCAGAATAGGTGAGCAATCGTGGCAAAGACGCCACTGGATCAGAATTTTTTTAAATGACAAATCACCCAAAACGCCCCCTCCCCACCCTGTTTTCAATATTTTGCCGGAACTAAAGAAAGCATTTCACAATATGCAATCAACCCGGACAGGATGTTTAATTATCGTTGAAAATCAAGACAATCTTTCGCCATACATTCTGAGTGGGCACATCATCGATGCCCGTGTAAAATCTATTCTTATCGAAAACATTTTTTTCAAAAACTCCCCCTTGCACGATGGTGCGGTTATCATCAAAGATAACCGTATCCGTTCAGCCGGTTGTGTTATTAGATTATCAGAAAACATTTCAATTTCTTACGAATACGGCCTGCGGCACCGTGCAGCTCTTTCAATTACCCTCGAAACCGATGCACTTGCTTTTATTTTATCTGAAGAATCCGGCCTGCTTTCAATTGCATATCGTGGAAAACTATATTCACCTGTGTCTTTGCTAGATCTGGAAAAGTTTTTGAAATCATTGTTCTAA
- the corA-2 gene encoding magnesium transport protein CorA: MIRCYYLPEYAQVKLESYDPEFDFKNVTWIDLHSPTREEIKKIEEKFGIDFPTRQEQEEIESSSRYIEENGNIIINSTFISYNPVEKELDENEISFIVTKNHLFTLRFFESRVLQETVKKIKQAPNLYNSPIKILITILQTRIDYDADLIEALSRSIAILSRKINYNRELDESNIIKINEFQEHIMSLREALFDKQRVLSALLKNEFITNEYNENLRGLLKDINSLIEHTNFNFTRLEYLQNSFLGLINIEQNKIIKLFTVASVLFMPPTLIASIYGMNFKYMPELEWLFGYPFAILLMLFSVLITVFFFKKKGWL; this comes from the coding sequence ATGATTCGTTGTTATTACTTGCCGGAATATGCACAAGTCAAGCTGGAAAGCTATGATCCCGAATTTGATTTTAAAAATGTCACCTGGATTGACCTACACTCTCCCACCCGGGAAGAAATAAAAAAAATAGAAGAAAAATTTGGCATTGATTTTCCTACCCGTCAGGAACAAGAAGAAATTGAAAGTAGTTCTCGATACATCGAAGAAAACGGCAACATCATCATAAATTCAACTTTTATTTCATACAATCCAGTAGAAAAAGAACTGGACGAAAATGAAATCTCGTTTATCGTTACAAAAAACCATTTGTTTACCCTGCGTTTTTTTGAAAGTCGTGTATTGCAAGAAACCGTAAAAAAAATTAAACAAGCTCCCAACCTATACAATTCTCCTATAAAAATTCTAATCACAATATTGCAAACCCGTATTGATTATGATGCCGATTTAATTGAGGCCCTGTCGCGAAGCATCGCCATTTTAAGCCGAAAAATAAATTACAACCGCGAACTGGACGAGTCCAACATCATCAAAATTAACGAATTTCAAGAACACATAATGTCACTGCGAGAAGCACTTTTTGACAAACAAAGAGTGCTCTCGGCGTTACTCAAGAATGAATTTATCACCAATGAATATAACGAAAACCTCCGTGGGCTGCTTAAAGACATCAATTCTTTGATAGAACACACCAATTTCAACTTTACAAGATTGGAATATCTGCAAAATTCTTTTTTGGGATTGATCAACATCGAACAAAACAAAATTATCAAATTGTTCACTGTGGCATCTGTTCTTTTTATGCCACCAACTTTAATTGCAAGCATTTACGGAATGAATTTCAAATATATGCCCGAACTGGAATGGCTTTTTGGTTATCCATTTGCCATTCTTCTCATGCTATTTTCTGTTTTGATTACCGTCTTTTTCTTTAAGAAAAAGGGATGGTTGTAA
- a CDS encoding methylcrotonoyl-CoA carboxylase, whose translation MNEKTDLEFNANEDQMRLLLSDLKRKLNEVSLGGGKKRIEKLHQQGKMTARERIEYLLDKDKPVIEIGQLAADGMYEEYGGCPSAGVVVVIGYIEGRQCVVVANDATVKAGAWFPMTAKKNLRAQEIAMENNLPIIYLVDSAGVFLPMQDEVFPDKEHFGRIFRNNAIMSSKGIPQIAAIMGSCVAGGAYLPIMSDEALIVDKTGTIFLAGSYLVKAAIGEEIDNETLGGATTHCEISGVTDYKCRDDKDCLDKIRFIVNKLGQFEKAGFDRIAPRPPVLDEREIYGILPRTREKPYDMREIIKRLVDNSEFLEYKEKFGQTIICAYARIDGWAVGIVANQRLIVKSKKGEMQFGGVIYSDSAIKAAHFIMNCNQKKIPLVFLQDVTGFMVGSRSEHGGIIKDGAKMVSAQSASVVPKFTVIIGNSYGAGNYAMCGKAYDPRLIVAWPTAQIAVMGGAQAANTLLQIEKSSMEAKGESLSPEKEKELFEKIKKRYDRQTSPYYAASRLWVDAIIDPLETRKWISMGIEAANHKPITEKFNPGVIRT comes from the coding sequence ATGAATGAAAAAACAGATTTGGAATTTAATGCCAATGAAGATCAAATGCGGTTGCTGCTTTCGGACTTAAAACGTAAATTGAATGAGGTTTCGTTGGGAGGCGGCAAAAAAAGAATAGAGAAACTGCATCAACAAGGTAAAATGACTGCCCGTGAGCGTATAGAATATTTGTTGGATAAAGATAAACCTGTGATTGAAATAGGACAATTGGCTGCAGACGGAATGTATGAGGAATATGGAGGATGTCCGTCGGCAGGAGTGGTGGTAGTGATTGGTTATATTGAGGGGCGCCAATGTGTGGTTGTGGCAAATGATGCCACGGTCAAAGCAGGGGCGTGGTTTCCAATGACTGCAAAGAAAAATCTCAGGGCTCAGGAAATTGCTATGGAAAACAACTTGCCTATCATTTACCTGGTTGATAGCGCCGGTGTTTTTTTGCCTATGCAAGATGAAGTGTTTCCGGATAAAGAACATTTTGGGAGAATATTCCGGAATAATGCCATCATGTCTTCAAAAGGCATCCCGCAGATTGCAGCCATTATGGGAAGCTGTGTGGCCGGCGGTGCCTATCTTCCGATTATGAGCGACGAAGCTTTGATCGTGGATAAAACAGGGACAATTTTTTTGGCAGGGTCATATTTGGTGAAAGCCGCCATTGGTGAAGAGATTGATAATGAAACACTGGGAGGGGCCACTACTCATTGCGAAATATCCGGTGTAACCGATTATAAATGCAGGGATGACAAGGACTGTCTGGATAAAATACGTTTTATCGTGAACAAATTGGGTCAATTTGAAAAGGCCGGTTTTGACAGAATTGCACCACGGCCGCCTGTCTTGGATGAAAGGGAAATATACGGCATTTTACCACGCACACGTGAAAAGCCCTATGATATGAGGGAAATAATCAAGCGTTTGGTAGATAATTCCGAATTTTTGGAATATAAAGAGAAATTCGGGCAAACCATCATTTGTGCTTATGCCAGGATTGACGGTTGGGCTGTTGGTATAGTGGCAAATCAACGTTTGATTGTAAAAAGCAAAAAAGGAGAAATGCAGTTTGGAGGCGTTATTTATTCCGATTCTGCCATCAAAGCAGCGCATTTTATCATGAATTGCAATCAAAAAAAGATACCCTTGGTGTTTTTGCAGGATGTCACCGGATTTATGGTCGGATCAAGGTCTGAACACGGAGGCATCATTAAAGACGGTGCAAAAATGGTAAGTGCACAATCGGCAAGTGTAGTGCCTAAATTTACAGTAATTATCGGAAATTCATATGGAGCCGGAAATTATGCCATGTGTGGAAAGGCATACGACCCACGTTTGATTGTAGCCTGGCCCACAGCACAGATTGCCGTGATGGGTGGAGCACAAGCAGCAAATACATTGTTGCAAATCGAAAAATCATCAATGGAAGCAAAAGGAGAATCGCTCTCACCCGAGAAAGAAAAAGAGTTGTTTGAAAAAATCAAGAAAAGATATGATCGACAAACATCACCTTATTATGCCGCTTCACGTTTGTGGGTTGATGCCATCATTGATCCTTTGGAAACACGCAAATGGATTTCTATGGGTATAGAGGCCGCCAATCATAAACCCATCACCGAAAAATTTAATCCGGGAGTAATCAGAACATAA
- a CDS encoding ABC transporter permease, which translates to MTTYIIRKLLYGLLVLFGVVTVVFFLFNVLPGDPARLMLGQRADEESIKLINRDLGLDKPLSVQFVMYLNDLSPISIHSTDPGHYLYLDSTKYTYVPLIKTGKKVIVLKYPYLRRSYQTKRKVSEIILETLPETAVLAFASIMIAALIGIIFGILSALKKDTIWDNLILFFASLGMSGPSFYIGVIIAWVFGYLLSDYTGLNAIGSLYAIDDYGEGEYLELKNLILPSIALGTRPLAVVIQLMRNSLLEVLSTDYIRTARAKGNSLFRVIFKHSLKNALNPVVTALSGMFASLLAGALFVEIIFSWKGIGWELYSALIKYDLPVVMGGVLITSTVFVLINILVDIVYAILDPRIRLS; encoded by the coding sequence GTGACTACATACATAATACGCAAATTGTTATACGGCTTATTAGTGTTGTTTGGAGTGGTAACCGTGGTGTTTTTTCTTTTCAATGTTTTGCCGGGTGATCCTGCACGGTTGATGTTAGGACAGAGAGCCGATGAAGAGTCCATAAAATTGATCAACAGGGATTTAGGACTGGATAAACCTTTGTCGGTCCAATTTGTGATGTATCTGAATGATTTGTCACCTATTTCAATTCATTCAACCGATCCCGGACATTATCTTTATCTGGATTCCACTAAATATACTTATGTTCCATTAATTAAGACCGGAAAAAAAGTAATAGTTTTAAAATATCCATACTTACGCCGTTCTTACCAAACAAAACGAAAGGTTTCGGAAATCATATTAGAAACATTACCGGAAACGGCTGTGCTGGCTTTTGCTTCCATAATGATTGCCGCATTGATTGGGATAATATTTGGAATACTCAGCGCCTTGAAAAAAGACACTATCTGGGATAATCTTATTTTATTTTTCGCATCATTGGGAATGTCCGGACCATCGTTTTATATAGGTGTCATCATTGCTTGGGTTTTTGGATATTTGCTTTCCGATTACACCGGTTTAAATGCCATTGGAAGTTTATATGCTATTGATGATTACGGAGAAGGCGAATATCTCGAATTGAAAAATTTAATCTTACCATCGATTGCCTTGGGAACAAGGCCATTGGCTGTGGTTATACAATTGATGAGAAATTCGTTGCTCGAGGTGTTGTCTACTGATTATATCCGTACAGCACGTGCCAAGGGAAATTCTTTGTTCAGGGTGATTTTTAAACATAGCTTGAAAAATGCTTTAAATCCGGTAGTTACAGCATTGTCCGGTATGTTTGCAAGTTTGTTGGCCGGTGCATTGTTTGTAGAAATTATTTTTTCTTGGAAAGGGATAGGGTGGGAGCTATACAGCGCGTTGATTAAATATGATTTACCTGTGGTGATGGGCGGTGTGTTGATTACTTCCACGGTCTTTGTGTTGATTAATATTTTGGTGGATATTGTTTATGCCATTCTTGATCCGAGAATACGTTTAAGTTAA
- a CDS encoding methionine gamma-lyase: MDIKRKFKPESLMMSYGYNPGWSEGAIKCPIFQTSTFVFKTAEEGKSFFELAYGLRSPEREEQMGLIYSRINNPDLEILENRLCLWDDAEDCAVFESGMSAITTAMLEFLKPGDALLFTSPLYGGTHHFIRKILPLWQIESYEIYPDQSKEEILETIKHLGWEKKVKMIFVETPANPTNNLFDLEELAELAAILGEKSARPVIAVDNTYLGPLWQHPLKHGADLVLYSATKYIGGHSDVIAGACLGSKELVKRIKGLRTFLGNMAGPWTGWLLLRSLETLKVRMERQAENAAKIADFLKEHPKIQKVMYLGHLKPEDGKIYEIYKKQCLSPGAMLGFEIKGGEKEAYKFLNSLELIKLAVSLGSTESLAQHPATMTHIDVDEEEKLKIGITPSLIRMSVGVEDPGDLIDDIQHALEMV, encoded by the coding sequence ATGGATATAAAAAGAAAATTCAAACCGGAAAGTTTAATGATGTCATATGGCTACAATCCCGGTTGGAGTGAAGGAGCCATAAAATGTCCCATTTTTCAAACATCCACATTTGTATTTAAAACTGCCGAAGAAGGAAAATCTTTTTTTGAGTTGGCCTATGGCTTGCGATCGCCCGAAAGAGAGGAACAAATGGGGTTGATCTATTCAAGAATCAATAATCCGGATCTGGAAATTTTGGAAAACCGTTTGTGCTTGTGGGATGATGCTGAGGATTGTGCTGTTTTTGAAAGCGGTATGTCTGCCATCACAACGGCCATGCTTGAATTTTTAAAACCCGGTGATGCATTGCTATTTACGTCACCCCTTTATGGAGGAACTCATCATTTTATTCGCAAAATATTGCCTTTGTGGCAAATAGAATCCTATGAAATTTATCCCGACCAATCAAAAGAAGAAATCTTAGAAACAATCAAACATCTTGGATGGGAGAAAAAAGTTAAAATGATTTTTGTCGAGACACCGGCCAATCCTACCAATAACCTTTTTGATTTAGAAGAATTAGCAGAATTGGCTGCCATATTGGGAGAAAAAAGCGCCCGCCCTGTTATTGCCGTTGATAATACATATCTTGGCCCCCTTTGGCAACATCCGTTAAAACATGGAGCCGACCTTGTTTTATATTCTGCCACAAAATATATTGGAGGACATAGCGATGTTATTGCCGGAGCATGTTTGGGAAGTAAAGAGCTGGTCAAGAGAATAAAAGGATTGCGTACTTTTTTGGGAAATATGGCAGGTCCTTGGACCGGCTGGCTTTTGTTGAGAAGTTTGGAAACACTTAAAGTCAGAATGGAGCGTCAAGCCGAAAATGCAGCGAAAATAGCCGATTTTTTAAAAGAGCATCCCAAAATACAAAAAGTGATGTATTTGGGTCATTTAAAACCGGAGGATGGTAAAATTTATGAGATTTACAAAAAACAATGCTTGTCGCCCGGAGCTATGTTAGGATTTGAAATAAAGGGAGGAGAAAAAGAGGCATATAAATTTTTGAATTCTTTAGAACTCATAAAATTGGCAGTAAGTTTGGGAAGTACCGAAAGTTTGGCACAGCATCCTGCAACTATGACCCATATAGATGTGGATGAAGAAGAAAAGTTGAAAATCGGAATAACCCCTTCATTAATCAGAATGTCAGTGGGCGTCGAAGATCCCGGTGATTTGATTGATGATATTCAACATGCTTTGGAAATGGTATGA